The following coding sequences are from one Formosa haliotis window:
- a CDS encoding anti-sigma factor — MIKKMLFASLALAFLTTSCNNDDDNSSEVDMSELTLNLDGLEDLGDDYVYEGWIIVDGTPISTGVFSSVTFPQTFDVRTSELEDASAFVLSIEPKVDDDPAPATTKILSGDFSGDTANVNSTGLVGDFSAASGVYILATPTDMDDTNEESGVWFLDNSSGTPETGLELPELNGGWIYEGWAVINGVPVSTGTFLTVSDFDDNAFTSPYKGDDGDGPSFPGEDFLQNAPDGLSFPTDLKGVTIVVSVEPVPDNSTAPFTFKPLAHVVPSDAMNHTVITMGEGPVSTISGSVNR, encoded by the coding sequence ATGATTAAAAAAATGTTATTTGCAAGTTTGGCACTAGCTTTTCTTACAACCTCATGTAACAATGATGATGATAATTCCAGTGAAGTAGATATGTCAGAATTAACTCTAAACCTTGACGGACTCGAGGATTTGGGTGATGATTATGTTTATGAAGGCTGGATTATTGTAGACGGAACACCAATTTCAACCGGTGTATTTTCAAGTGTTACCTTTCCTCAAACTTTCGATGTACGAACTTCAGAATTAGAAGATGCATCTGCTTTTGTGCTTTCAATAGAACCTAAAGTAGATGATGATCCGGCACCAGCAACAACTAAAATATTGTCTGGTGATTTTTCTGGAGATACAGCAAATGTGAATTCAACAGGACTAGTTGGAGATTTTTCAGCGGCATCTGGTGTTTATATTTTAGCGACACCAACCGATATGGATGACACCAACGAAGAAAGCGGTGTTTGGTTTTTAGACAACTCTTCTGGTACACCAGAAACAGGTTTAGAACTTCCGGAATTAAACGGCGGATGGATTTACGAAGGTTGGGCTGTGATTAACGGTGTTCCAGTAAGTACGGGAACGTTTTTAACGGTTTCAGATTTTGATGATAATGCCTTTACATCGCCTTATAAAGGTGATGATGGTGATGGACCAAGTTTTCCTGGAGAAGACTTTTTACAAAATGCGCCAGACGGTTTATCGTTCCCAACAGACTTAAAAGGAGTGACTATTGTGGTTTCGGTAGAACCGGTTCCAGACAATAGCACGGCACCATTTACCTTTAAACCCTTGGCTCATGTGGTCCCTTCAGATGCCATGAATCATACAGTTATTACTATGGGTGAAGGTCCTGTTAGTACTATTTCTGGTTCTGTAAATAGATAA
- a CDS encoding Crp/Fnr family transcriptional regulator → MSAIWFFEDVNLFKVLCPHKFAGFKQNHSFDTYDKKDYIYFEQDTSNKVFVIEKGKVKVGYYTEEGQEVVKAILSKGELFGEKAMLGEEKREEFAQALTDNTAICPIGVDTMHDLMRQNQNFSIKIYKFIGFRFKKLERRLELLLFKDAKTRLLEFLEDLFREYGSKSKTSSDRVIKHPYTQGDIASLIGTSRPTLNILLNELKEDQLIDFNRKEIRLYYKSA, encoded by the coding sequence ATGAGTGCAATTTGGTTTTTTGAAGATGTAAATCTGTTTAAAGTGCTTTGTCCACACAAATTTGCCGGTTTTAAACAAAACCACAGTTTTGATACGTATGATAAAAAGGATTATATCTATTTTGAACAAGACACCTCAAACAAAGTGTTTGTTATTGAAAAAGGTAAAGTAAAAGTTGGATATTATACGGAAGAAGGACAGGAAGTGGTTAAGGCTATTTTATCTAAAGGAGAATTGTTTGGAGAAAAAGCCATGTTAGGGGAAGAGAAGCGCGAAGAATTTGCGCAAGCTTTAACCGATAACACTGCAATTTGCCCTATAGGTGTCGATACGATGCACGATCTTATGAGACAAAATCAGAATTTTAGTATTAAGATTTATAAATTTATTGGATTTCGATTTAAAAAATTGGAACGCCGTTTAGAGCTGCTTTTATTTAAAGATGCTAAAACAAGACTTTTAGAGTTTTTAGAAGATTTATTTCGGGAATATGGATCAAAAAGTAAAACCTCGTCAGATCGCGTCATAAAACATCCGTACACCCAAGGTGATATCGCATCATTAATAGGAACATCAAGACCTACATTGAATATTCTTTTAAACGAATTAAAGGAAGATCAGCTTATAGATTTTAACCGTAAAGAGATTAGATTGTACTACAAATCAGCATAA
- a CDS encoding aconitate hydratase: MAFDIDMIKKVYSNMASRVDKAREIEGKPLTLSEKILYSHLWDETPNKAFVRGKDYVDFAPDRIACQDATAQMALLQFMQAGKDKVAVPTTVHCDHLIQAKDGAKTDLKHANDVSSEVFDFLESVSNKYGIGFWKPGAGIIHQVVLENYAFPGGMMIGTDSHTVNAGGLGMVAIGVGGADAVDVMAGMAWELKFPKLIGVKLTGSLSGWTAPKDVILKVAEILTVKGGTGAIVEYFGEGATSMSCTGKGTICNMGAEIGATTSTFGYDESMERYLRATEREDVADAANEIKSYLTADPEVYANPEEYFDQVIEINLSELTPLLNGPFTPDLSTRAGSEMTEKATANDWPLKVEWGLIGSCTNSSYEDLSRASSIAQQALDKNLKTKAEFGINPGSEKVRYTTERDGILEIFEKLDAKIFTNACGPCIGQWARYSDPKNAPKNSIIHSFNRNFAKRADGNPNTHAFVASPELVAAIAIAGRLDFNPMTDKLINEDGEEVMFDEPTGWELPPKGFEVKDNGYLAPEADGSHVQVVVSPESERLQLLTPFEPIGDSITGAKLLIKAFGKCTTDHISMAGPWLRFRGHLDNISNNCLIGAVNAYNQKTNFVKNQLTGDYGGVPDTARAYKAAGVESIVVGDHNYGEGSSREHAAMEPRHLGVVAVLVKSFARIHETNLKKQGMLGLTFANEADYDLIQEDDTINFLDLNEFAPDKPLHIEFVHADGSKDVIAANHTYNAAQIAWYKEGSALNLIKKENAA, from the coding sequence ATGGCATTTGATATTGATATGATAAAGAAGGTGTATTCTAACATGGCTAGTCGTGTAGATAAAGCCCGTGAGATAGAAGGAAAACCATTAACATTATCTGAAAAGATTTTATATTCTCATTTATGGGATGAAACCCCAAATAAAGCATTTGTTAGAGGTAAAGATTATGTAGATTTTGCTCCAGACCGTATTGCGTGTCAGGATGCTACTGCACAAATGGCGCTATTGCAATTTATGCAAGCCGGAAAAGATAAAGTCGCTGTACCTACAACGGTGCATTGCGATCACTTAATTCAAGCAAAAGATGGTGCTAAAACCGATTTAAAACACGCTAACGATGTGAGTAGTGAAGTGTTCGATTTTCTAGAATCGGTATCTAATAAATATGGTATCGGATTTTGGAAGCCAGGGGCTGGGATTATTCACCAAGTGGTTTTAGAAAACTATGCCTTTCCAGGAGGAATGATGATTGGTACCGATTCGCATACGGTTAATGCCGGCGGACTTGGTATGGTGGCAATTGGTGTAGGAGGAGCCGATGCTGTAGATGTTATGGCAGGGATGGCATGGGAACTTAAATTTCCTAAATTAATTGGGGTGAAGTTAACAGGAAGCCTTTCGGGGTGGACTGCTCCTAAAGATGTGATTTTAAAGGTTGCCGAAATTCTTACTGTAAAAGGAGGAACAGGAGCTATCGTAGAATATTTTGGCGAAGGTGCAACCTCTATGTCCTGTACAGGAAAAGGTACGATTTGTAATATGGGTGCAGAAATTGGTGCTACAACTTCTACTTTTGGTTACGACGAGTCTATGGAGCGTTACCTACGTGCCACAGAACGTGAAGATGTTGCAGATGCTGCAAATGAAATTAAATCATATTTAACAGCCGATCCAGAAGTGTATGCAAATCCAGAGGAATACTTCGATCAGGTTATTGAAATTAACTTATCGGAATTAACTCCGTTGTTAAATGGTCCGTTTACACCAGATTTATCGACTCGAGCAGGTTCAGAAATGACCGAGAAAGCTACTGCCAACGATTGGCCTTTAAAAGTAGAGTGGGGGCTTATAGGTTCTTGTACGAACTCTTCTTACGAAGATTTATCTCGTGCCTCGTCTATAGCCCAACAAGCTTTAGATAAAAACTTAAAAACGAAAGCAGAATTCGGAATTAATCCAGGTTCTGAAAAAGTAAGATATACGACCGAACGTGATGGCATCCTAGAAATTTTCGAGAAATTAGATGCTAAAATATTCACTAATGCTTGTGGTCCTTGTATTGGGCAATGGGCGCGTTACAGCGATCCTAAAAATGCACCGAAAAACAGTATCATCCATTCCTTCAACAGAAACTTTGCCAAGCGTGCCGATGGGAATCCAAATACCCATGCCTTTGTAGCATCACCAGAATTGGTGGCTGCCATAGCAATTGCTGGACGTTTAGATTTTAATCCGATGACCGATAAGCTGATCAATGAAGATGGAGAAGAAGTGATGTTCGATGAACCAACAGGATGGGAATTACCTCCGAAAGGTTTTGAAGTAAAAGACAACGGATACCTTGCTCCAGAAGCCGATGGTAGTCATGTACAAGTGGTGGTGTCCCCAGAGTCAGAACGCTTACAATTATTAACGCCTTTCGAGCCTATTGGCGATTCGATAACAGGTGCTAAACTACTTATTAAAGCCTTTGGAAAATGTACTACAGACCATATTTCTATGGCCGGACCTTGGTTGCGTTTCCGTGGCCATTTAGATAATATTTCTAATAACTGTTTAATTGGTGCAGTAAATGCCTATAACCAGAAAACAAATTTTGTGAAAAATCAGTTAACTGGCGATTATGGTGGTGTGCCAGATACGGCGAGAGCCTATAAAGCAGCTGGTGTAGAATCTATAGTTGTTGGCGATCATAATTACGGAGAAGGATCTTCTCGTGAACATGCAGCAATGGAGCCAAGACATTTAGGAGTAGTTGCAGTATTAGTAAAATCATTTGCTCGTATTCATGAAACCAACCTTAAAAAACAAGGGATGTTAGGTTTAACTTTTGCTAATGAAGCCGATTACGATCTTATTCAGGAAGATGATACCATCAACTTCTTAGATTTAAACGAATTTGCTCCAGACAAACCTTTACATATCGAGTTTGTACATGCCGATGGTAGCAAAGATGTAATTGCCGCAAACCATACGTATAATGCTGCGCAAATAGCCTGGTATAAAGAAGGTTCTGCCTTAAATTTAATTAAGAAAGAAAACGCGGCCTAA
- a CDS encoding peptidylprolyl isomerase produces the protein MKYSVLILLAFLGLSSCQLFKTEDTRIPVARVNDSYLYQEDIKDLVNSGTSKEDSTLLVQNYITRWATQELLVEGAKRNLNETKLNNFQRLVNQYKNDLYSKAYLEALVTRSVDTAVSKQEAESYYNANIEAFKLNEDLIKFRYINVDENRLDYKDLETKFKRFNSEDKKELDSISIQFKSYALNDSIWIKVSQVLSKIPVVSAVNKDQLLKKSNFIQLKDSLGVYLMHVNDVLLRGSTAPLEYVKPTIDQIVINKRKLELIRDLEKDITKDAIKNKQFEIYN, from the coding sequence TTGAAGTATAGCGTTCTCATACTGTTGGCATTTTTAGGGCTAAGCTCGTGCCAACTTTTTAAAACAGAAGATACTCGCATTCCTGTGGCCAGAGTAAACGATTCGTATTTATATCAAGAAGATATAAAAGATTTGGTAAACAGCGGGACCTCTAAAGAGGACAGTACACTTTTGGTTCAAAATTATATTACCCGTTGGGCGACTCAAGAATTATTGGTAGAAGGTGCAAAGCGAAATTTAAACGAAACCAAACTTAACAACTTTCAACGTTTAGTAAATCAATATAAAAACGATTTATATTCTAAAGCCTATTTAGAAGCCTTAGTAACCCGTAGTGTAGATACAGCAGTTTCTAAACAAGAGGCCGAAAGCTATTATAATGCTAATATTGAAGCCTTTAAATTAAACGAAGATCTTATCAAGTTTCGCTACATAAATGTAGATGAAAATAGATTAGATTATAAGGACTTAGAAACGAAGTTTAAGCGCTTTAATTCAGAGGATAAAAAGGAGTTAGATTCTATCTCAATTCAGTTTAAATCCTATGCTTTAAACGATTCTATTTGGATTAAAGTGAGTCAAGTTTTAAGCAAGATTCCAGTGGTTTCTGCGGTAAATAAAGATCAACTGTTAAAAAAATCTAATTTTATACAACTCAAAGATTCATTAGGAGTATATTTGATGCATGTTAACGACGTTTTATTGCGAGGAAGCACGGCACCATTAGAGTACGTAAAACCTACCATCGATCAAATCGTAATTAATAAAAGAAAATTAGAACTCATTAGAGATTTAGAAAAAGATATTACTAAAGATGCAATTAAGAACAAACAATTTGAAATTTATAATTAA
- a CDS encoding AAA family ATPase, whose translation MSDVAAVEQFVKKFSALKTEISKVIIGQDQVVEEILISIFSGGHALLIGVPGLAKTLMVNTISQALGLDFKRIQFTPDLMPSDILGSEVLDESRHFKFIKGPVFANIILADEINRTPPKTQAALLEAMQERSVTVAGHHYKLDLPYFVLATQNPIEQEGTYPLPEAQLDRFMFAIHLDYPSFKEEVDVVKATTTDRKITVNPLFNASEIVEFQKLMRRVPVADNVIEYAVAMVGKTRPNSDQAPELVKNYIDWGAGPRASQNLILAAKTHAVIRGKFSPDIEDVQAVAFGILRHRIIRNYKAEAEGISEQDIITSLF comes from the coding sequence ATGTCTGATGTCGCTGCTGTAGAGCAATTTGTAAAGAAGTTTAGCGCTTTAAAAACCGAAATATCTAAGGTCATAATTGGTCAGGATCAGGTGGTTGAGGAGATTCTAATTTCAATTTTCTCTGGAGGTCACGCCCTATTAATAGGAGTACCTGGATTAGCGAAAACCTTAATGGTAAATACCATTTCTCAAGCTTTAGGGCTCGATTTTAAGCGTATACAGTTTACACCAGATTTAATGCCTAGCGATATATTAGGAAGCGAAGTGTTAGACGAAAGCCGTCATTTTAAATTTATAAAAGGACCCGTTTTTGCTAATATTATTCTTGCCGACGAGATTAACCGTACACCACCTAAAACCCAAGCCGCTTTGTTAGAAGCGATGCAAGAACGTTCGGTAACGGTTGCGGGACATCATTATAAATTAGATTTACCCTATTTTGTACTTGCCACTCAAAACCCTATTGAGCAGGAGGGGACTTACCCATTGCCAGAAGCACAGTTAGACCGTTTTATGTTTGCTATTCACTTAGATTATCCTTCGTTTAAGGAAGAGGTCGATGTGGTAAAAGCGACGACAACAGATCGAAAAATTACGGTAAATCCCTTGTTTAATGCCAGTGAAATTGTAGAATTTCAAAAACTTATGCGTCGTGTTCCTGTAGCAGATAATGTTATTGAGTATGCGGTTGCCATGGTTGGAAAAACCAGACCAAATTCAGATCAAGCTCCAGAGTTGGTTAAAAATTATATCGACTGGGGTGCTGGGCCACGAGCGTCTCAAAATCTAATTTTAGCGGCAAAAACTCATGCTGTTATTCGTGGTAAATTTTCTCCAGATATAGAAGATGTTCAAGCCGTAGCTTTCGGAATTTTAAGACATCGTATTATACGAAATTATAAAGCAGAAGCAGAAGGCATTTCAGAACAAGATATTATTACAAGTTTGTTTTAA
- a CDS encoding TlpA family protein disulfide reductase, which translates to MKLSKSQRSNIVFLGFILLLIIPQTRTPIQIFLQKGLALFGPSVTQKENQKQLDSYHWKLVDLNGNSYDFRTAEGKVVLINFWATWCPPCIAEMPHLVDLYNDYHNKIEFLFVSNEDQAVIKAFLNKHQYDIPVHQSRSTVPDQLNTTGIPRALLINKEGSIVIDKTGAANWNSDSVRETINRLILE; encoded by the coding sequence ATGAAACTATCAAAATCGCAACGTAGTAATATCGTGTTTCTTGGATTTATTTTACTATTAATAATTCCGCAAACACGCACACCCATTCAAATCTTTCTTCAAAAAGGATTAGCATTATTTGGTCCGTCTGTTACTCAAAAGGAGAATCAAAAGCAATTAGATTCCTATCACTGGAAATTGGTGGATTTAAACGGTAATTCTTACGATTTTAGAACCGCAGAAGGTAAAGTGGTGTTAATCAATTTCTGGGCTACTTGGTGTCCGCCCTGCATTGCCGAAATGCCTCATTTAGTCGATTTATATAATGATTATCATAACAAGATAGAATTTCTATTCGTTTCGAATGAAGACCAAGCTGTTATTAAAGCATTTTTAAATAAGCATCAATATGATATTCCAGTACATCAATCAAGATCTACAGTTCCTGATCAATTAAACACAACAGGAATTCCAAGAGCACTACTTATTAATAAAGAGGGTAGTATCGTCATAGATAAAACGGGAGCGGCAAATTGGAATAGCGATAGCGTAAGAGAAACTATAAATAGACTAATTTTAGAATAA
- a CDS encoding bifunctional aconitate hydratase 2/2-methylisocitrate dehydratase has translation MTTYKDYIKEIEARKAQGLHPKPIDGAELLSEIITQIKDVDNANREDSLKFFIYNVVPGTTAAATVKAKFLKAIILGESIVKEITPTFGLELLSHMKGGPSVEVLLDLALGNDESIAKQAAEVLKTQVFLYEADTERLEAAYKSGNAIAKELLESYAKAEFFTKLPEVEEEIDIVTYIAGVGDISTDLLSPGGDAHSRSDRELHGQCIFEHNKDMQNELKALKEQHPDKRVMLVAEKGTMGVGSSRMSGVNNVALWTGIQASPYVPFINFAPVIAGTNGISPIFLTTVGVTGGIGIDLKNWKKQVDAAGNAVVDANGDPVLEEVYSVETGTVLTINTKEKKLYKDGEALIDISASLTPQKMEFIKAGGSYAVVFGKKLQTLAAKVLGINMPLVYAPSKEIHVEGQGLTAVEKIFNKNAVGTLTDKALHTGSDVRVEVNIVGSQDTTGLMTSQELEAMAATIISPIVDAGYQSGCHTASVWDDKSKANIPKLMKFMNDFGLITGRDPKGNYHAMTDVIHKVLNDLTVSDWDIIIGGDSHTRMSKGVAFGADSGTVALALATGEASMPIPQSVKVTFKGLMRSYMDFRDVVHATQQQMLKQYGGENVFQGRVIEVHIGTLTSDQAFTFTDWTAEMKAKASICISEDDTLIESLEIARDRIQIMIKKGMDNDNQVLQGLVDKANNRIAEIKSGAKPALRPDANAKYYAEVVIDLDEIAEPMIADPDVNNEDVSKRYTHDTIRPLSYYGGTKQVDLGFVGSCMVHKGDMKILAQMLKNIEAQHGKVEFKAPLVVAPPTYNIVDELKAEGDWEVLQKYSGFEFDDNAPKGAARTKYENMLYLERPGCNLCMGNQEKAEPGDTVMATSTRLFQGRVVKDTGEKKGESLLSSTPVVVLSTILGRTPTMEEYEAAVDGIVLTRFKPSQKQLSTAAV, from the coding sequence ATGACTACTTATAAAGATTACATCAAGGAGATCGAAGCGCGTAAAGCGCAGGGACTTCATCCAAAACCAATTGATGGTGCAGAATTGTTAAGCGAAATCATTACACAAATTAAAGATGTAGATAACGCAAACAGAGAAGATTCTCTTAAGTTTTTCATTTACAACGTCGTACCAGGAACTACTGCTGCAGCCACTGTAAAAGCAAAATTCTTAAAAGCCATTATTTTAGGAGAATCTATCGTAAAAGAAATTACGCCAACATTTGGTTTGGAGTTGTTATCTCATATGAAAGGTGGCCCTTCTGTAGAAGTGCTATTAGACCTTGCATTGGGTAATGATGAATCTATAGCTAAACAAGCTGCTGAAGTTCTTAAAACACAAGTGTTCCTTTACGAAGCAGACACTGAACGTTTAGAAGCCGCTTATAAAAGTGGAAATGCCATTGCTAAAGAACTTCTTGAAAGTTATGCTAAGGCAGAATTTTTTACAAAATTACCAGAAGTAGAAGAAGAAATAGATATCGTAACTTACATTGCAGGAGTTGGAGATATTTCAACCGATTTATTATCGCCAGGTGGTGATGCGCATTCGAGATCGGATAGAGAATTACACGGACAGTGTATTTTCGAACATAATAAGGACATGCAAAACGAGCTTAAAGCGCTTAAAGAACAGCACCCAGATAAGCGTGTGATGTTAGTTGCAGAAAAAGGAACCATGGGAGTGGGATCGTCTAGAATGTCTGGTGTTAATAACGTTGCACTTTGGACAGGTATCCAAGCTAGTCCGTACGTGCCATTTATCAATTTCGCACCAGTTATTGCTGGTACAAACGGAATTTCTCCTATTTTCTTAACTACTGTTGGTGTAACAGGAGGTATCGGAATCGATTTAAAAAACTGGAAGAAACAAGTAGATGCGGCTGGTAATGCCGTTGTAGATGCCAATGGCGATCCTGTATTAGAAGAAGTATATTCTGTAGAGACAGGAACGGTATTAACTATCAATACCAAAGAGAAAAAATTATATAAAGATGGCGAAGCATTAATTGATATTTCTGCGTCTTTAACGCCACAAAAAATGGAATTTATCAAAGCAGGAGGATCGTATGCTGTTGTATTTGGTAAAAAATTACAAACCTTAGCAGCAAAAGTATTAGGTATCAATATGCCTCTTGTTTACGCGCCTTCAAAAGAAATTCATGTTGAAGGACAAGGTTTAACTGCAGTAGAGAAAATTTTCAATAAAAATGCCGTAGGAACACTTACAGATAAAGCCCTACATACAGGCTCTGATGTACGTGTAGAAGTAAATATTGTAGGGTCTCAAGATACTACTGGGTTAATGACATCGCAAGAATTAGAAGCGATGGCAGCAACTATTATTTCACCTATCGTAGATGCAGGTTACCAATCAGGTTGTCATACAGCTTCTGTTTGGGATGATAAGTCTAAAGCGAACATCCCGAAATTAATGAAGTTTATGAACGACTTCGGATTAATTACTGGTCGTGATCCTAAAGGAAACTACCATGCGATGACCGATGTTATTCACAAGGTATTAAACGATCTTACAGTAAGCGATTGGGATATCATTATTGGAGGAGATTCGCATACGCGTATGTCTAAAGGTGTTGCCTTTGGAGCAGATTCAGGAACTGTAGCTTTAGCTTTAGCAACAGGAGAAGCGTCTATGCCAATTCCACAGTCGGTTAAAGTTACCTTTAAAGGACTTATGAGAAGTTATATGGATTTCCGTGATGTGGTGCACGCAACACAACAACAAATGTTGAAGCAATATGGAGGTGAAAACGTATTCCAAGGGCGTGTTATCGAAGTACATATCGGAACTTTAACATCAGACCAAGCGTTTACCTTTACAGATTGGACGGCAGAAATGAAAGCTAAAGCTTCAATTTGTATTTCTGAAGACGACACATTAATCGAATCTTTAGAAATCGCTAGAGATCGTATCCAAATCATGATTAAAAAAGGTATGGATAACGATAATCAAGTATTACAAGGTTTAGTAGATAAAGCGAATAACCGTATTGCAGAAATTAAATCTGGTGCTAAGCCAGCGTTAAGACCTGATGCTAATGCGAAATATTATGCTGAGGTTGTTATCGATTTAGATGAAATTGCTGAGCCAATGATTGCCGATCCAGATGTAAACAACGAAGATGTATCTAAACGTTATACGCACGATACAATTCGTCCGTTATCCTATTACGGCGGAACTAAGCAAGTCGATTTAGGATTTGTAGGATCTTGTATGGTACATAAAGGCGATATGAAGATATTAGCTCAAATGTTGAAAAACATTGAAGCACAACACGGAAAAGTAGAATTTAAAGCACCTTTAGTTGTGGCACCTCCTACATATAATATTGTAGATGAGTTAAAAGCAGAAGGCGATTGGGAAGTATTACAAAAATACTCAGGTTTCGAATTCGATGATAATGCACCAAAAGGGGCAGCCCGTACCAAATACGAAAACATGTTGTATTTAGAGCGTCCAGGTTGTAACTTGTGTATGGGTAACCAAGAAAAGGCAGAACCAGGAGATACAGTAATGGCAACGTCTACACGTTTATTCCAAGGTCGTGTGGTAAAAGATACAGGCGAGAAAAAAGGAGAATCTTTATTGTCTTCTACTCCGGTTGTCGTGTTATCTACTATTTTAGGTCGTACACCTACTATGGAAGAATATGAAGCAGCCGTAGACGGAATTGTGTTAACACGCTTTAAACCATCTCAAAAACAATTAAGCACAGCAGCAGTCTAG
- a CDS encoding peptidylprolyl isomerase — protein sequence MQLRTNNLKFIINLKQALILSLLLCANGVFAQEVIPDEVVEPKKVKDSVVTAGAKKIDGVAAVIGEHIVLDSDVDKIRMQYEAQGVNTAEISRCELFGRLLEDKLYAHQAVQDSLVVSDIEIHSYVDQQIQQFLQQTNGSMDALLKLYNKDDEQSFRDEMFEINKSQKLAQMMQNKIVEEVEITPEEVREFFNDIPKEDRPTFGTELRVAQIVVEPKVTDEENQKVIDRLKEIKADVIENGASFRSKVVLYTEDPGSVASGGMYTLNRKKPRMVKEFRQVAFSLKEGEISDPFKTEFGYHIIYLEKIRGQEYDVRHILLIPKVSDEEIKLAKEKIDKVREELVNEEITFAEAAKKYSDEKETKFDGGQLINPATQDYNFELTKMDPELYGQIQHLKDNELSLVLKDQDRTGRIKFKILTVTGRVDEHVANYAQDFLKIKELALDEKRIEAVAKWQKETISDTYIKINGTYRDCEFASNWLKK from the coding sequence ATGCAATTAAGAACAAACAATTTGAAATTTATAATTAACCTAAAACAAGCTTTAATCTTAAGCTTATTACTTTGTGCAAATGGTGTTTTCGCACAAGAAGTTATCCCAGACGAAGTCGTTGAGCCTAAAAAAGTAAAAGATTCTGTAGTAACAGCAGGAGCCAAGAAAATTGATGGTGTTGCAGCTGTTATTGGCGAGCATATTGTTTTAGATTCTGATGTAGATAAAATCAGGATGCAATATGAAGCCCAGGGTGTAAATACAGCTGAAATTTCGCGTTGTGAATTATTCGGGCGTTTGTTAGAAGATAAATTATATGCGCATCAAGCAGTTCAAGATAGTTTAGTGGTTTCAGACATAGAAATCCATTCGTATGTCGATCAGCAAATTCAGCAGTTTCTACAACAAACAAATGGTTCTATGGATGCCTTATTGAAGTTATATAATAAGGATGACGAACAAAGTTTTAGAGACGAAATGTTTGAAATAAACAAGAGTCAGAAATTAGCTCAGATGATGCAAAATAAAATTGTTGAGGAGGTAGAAATAACACCTGAAGAAGTTCGTGAGTTTTTTAATGATATTCCTAAAGAAGATCGTCCAACATTCGGAACAGAATTACGCGTTGCCCAAATTGTAGTAGAACCTAAAGTTACCGATGAAGAAAATCAGAAAGTAATAGATAGATTAAAAGAAATAAAGGCCGATGTTATAGAAAATGGTGCAAGTTTTCGATCTAAAGTCGTACTGTATACAGAAGATCCTGGTTCGGTAGCTAGTGGAGGAATGTATACTCTAAATCGTAAAAAACCAAGAATGGTTAAGGAGTTCAGACAAGTTGCCTTTAGTTTAAAAGAAGGTGAAATTTCAGATCCTTTTAAAACAGAATTCGGGTATCATATTATTTATCTTGAAAAAATTAGAGGACAAGAATACGATGTGCGTCATATTTTATTAATCCCTAAGGTGTCTGATGAAGAAATTAAACTGGCTAAAGAAAAAATTGACAAGGTTAGAGAAGAGTTAGTTAACGAAGAGATTACTTTTGCCGAAGCAGCGAAAAAATATAGTGACGAAAAAGAAACAAAATTTGATGGCGGACAATTAATAAATCCGGCAACTCAAGATTATAATTTCGAGTTAACTAAAATGGACCCAGAATTATATGGGCAAATTCAACATTTAAAAGATAACGAGTTAAGTTTAGTGTTAAAAGACCAAGATCGTACAGGACGAATTAAGTTTAAAATACTTACTGTTACTGGTCGTGTAGACGAGCATGTTGCAAACTACGCTCAAGATTTTCTTAAAATTAAAGAATTAGCCTTAGACGAAAAACGTATAGAGGCTGTAGCAAAATGGCAAAAAGAAACGATTTCTGATACGTACATTAAAATTAATGGAACGTATAGAGACTGTGAATTTGCTAGTAACTGGTTAAAAAAATAA